Below is a window of Deinococcota bacterium DNA.
TCATCCGGGGCGCATCTGCTACAATCAGCTTAAAGCAGACCGGCAGCCCAAAGCAGACCGGCTCGTCCGCAGCGCAGGAGAGGAGGCCCCGTGTCCCTGGCCATCAAAAGAGAACCCTTCAGCTACCGCGACCTGACGAATTTTCCCGAGGACGGGAAACGGCGCGAGCTCATCGGGGGAGAACTCTACGTGACCGCAGCGCCCAATACCCGCCATCAACGCCTCGTCGGCGAGCTTCACGGCCTCATCTGGGTCCATTTGCGGGACAATCCCGTCGGCACCGTCTTTATAGCGCCGACCGAGGTCGTCTTCGACGAACACGAGAGCGTGCAGCCCGACGTGCTCCTTGTCGCCGCCGAGGGCAGGGCGCGCATTGCCGAGCAGAGGGTCGTGGGGCCGCCCGACTGGGTGATCGAGGTGCTCTCGCCGTCCACCCGCGACTACGACCTCGAGACCAAGCGCAAGCTCTACGCGCGCTATGGCGTGGTGTATTGGGTGCTCGACCCCGAAGCGCAAGAGCTTCTGAGCTGGGACGCGGAGGGGTTCAGGGTCTATCAGCCGGGAGATGAGGCGCGGGTGTCGGTGTTGCCGGCGTTTCGCCTCGAGGTCGCGGCGCTCTTTGATAGGTCGTCTTGAAAGGTCCTCCGGCCAAATGCGGGGAGCCGCTCAAGCGGCAATCCCAACTACCTCGGGTAGGGCTCGAGACCTATGGTAAGGCTCATGGTAAGGCTCAGCCTGAATCGACCTGGAACAGTTTAGCCTAGACTCTAGTCTTTAGCGCCTCACCGCTTTAGATTGCGGGGTGAAGTCACCGAAGTCCAGCCCGGCCTTCTCGACATCTTAGTGCAGAATCATAGAAGTTAGTGCAGAATCATAGAAGGAGAATGACCATGCAAAAGCCTAGATCCCTCAGTCGCTCGCTCCAACTGCTCCTCGTCAGCCTGGTGTTTGGAGCCCTGGTCGTAGCCTGCGGCCCACAAGAACCCGCCCAGCCGACGACGACGGAGCCGGCCCCCACGACCACCGCGCCCGCGGATCCCGCGGTTACTGACCCTGCGGTGACCGATCCCGCCGTCACCGATCCGGCCACACCCGCAGCCCCCCCGGCCACCGACCCGGTAGCGCCCACCGACCCGGCGACTACGCCGGCGGACCCCGCTACCACACCGCCTACCCAGCAGGCGGAGCCGACCACCCCCACCGCCACGCCGATCGCGCCCGCCACCACGCCTACGGAGGAGGAGCCCGAGGAAGAGCCCGAAGAGGTGACTCCGGAGGAAGAGACGGAAACCGAGGAAACCGAACCCACGGAACCTGAGGAGACCGAAACCGAGGAAACCGAGACGGAAGAGACCGAAACCGAGGAAACCGAGACGGCCGCCGCTCCGGCTGAAGAGGGCGAGGTTACCATCACGCTCGATAACGTCGGCGACGATGCTTGGGTCCTGACCTCGGCCGAGGGTGAAACCGTGGCCGAAGAGGGTCAGGAGAACCCGACCCTTACGCTCAGCGTCGGGACGCGCTACCGCATCGTCAACGAGGGCGGTGCCGAGCACCCGCTCGACTTCCGCGCCGAGGACAACACCTTCTTGCTTGCCCAGGGCAACATAGAAGGTGAGTTCGAGGACGACCAAGAGGTCAACTGGCAAGACGACGTAGGCGAGGTCAGCTTCACCCTGACCCAGGAACTCGCCGACCAGTTGGCGGTCTACTACTGCACCGTCCACCCCGACATGAGGGGCGATATCGAGATAGCAGGCGCGAACTGAGCCGGCCCCTTTCCTAGCCGTATCGAGAACGCCGGTGCTACAGCACCGGCGTTCTCTTTTTCTCTGGGCTCTTTTTCTCTGGGCTCTCTCACCGGGTGCCTGGTCCCCGGTGTACTCGGCCTCTTCGAAAACAAACGCCGGCGGCTTGGTAGACTATTGGTAGGCTACAGCTACCGAGACAGATAAAGGAGGTAAGGATGCTGGATAGGGACATGGTGACGGAGGCGCTCAACACCGCGCGGAGCGGCGGCGCCGACTGGGCGGACCTCTTTATGGAGGATACGGTGACCACCTCGCTGCGGCTCCTGAACGGCGAGGTCAAGGACGCGGGCAGCGGCAACGAATACGGCGCGGGCATCCGCGCGCTCTATGGCAGCAAGGTCGTCTACGCCTATACCAACGACGTGTCGAGGGAGGGCCTGCACAAGGTCGCCGAGGCGGTCGCCAGAGCCCGAGGCCGCGCCGGCGTCACCGACGCGCGCGGCGCGGGTGGCCTGGATCTGCGCGAAAGGCTGGATCTGCGCGAAAGGGACGTGAAGCGGCTCTGGACGGTGCGCGCGCACCCACTGGAGACGGCGAAAAGGGCCAAACTCGAGGTCGCGCAGCGCGCCCACGCCGCGGCGGCGGGCCAGGGTCTGGTCAAGACCGTCGATGTGCGCTACGCCGATTACGCGCAGCGGCTGCTGATTGCCAACACGGGCGGCGACTGGGCGGAGGACGAGCGGGTCAGGTCGCGCCTTTTCGTCACCGCCATCGCCGAGGACGGCGGCGAGCGCGCCACCGGCTCGAGTGGACCGGGCGCGGGCCTGGGGCTCGAGTTCTTCGAGGACGACACCCCGGAGCGGGCGGGTCGTGAGGCCGCCCGCATCGCAAGCGCCATGGTCAAGGCGGGCTACGCCCCCGCCAAGACCATGCCGGTAGTCATCGGCAACGCCTTTGGCGGGGTCATCTTCCACGAGGCCTGCGGGCACATTCTTGAAACCACCGCCGTCGCCAAAAAGGCCAGCGTCTTTGAAGGCAAGCTGGGCCAGCCGATCGCCAACCCGGTGGTCTCGGCGGTCGACGACGGCACCATCCCCGGCGCCTGGGGCTCCTTGAACATCGACGACGAGGGCACGAGCAGCGAGCGCACCCTGCTCATCGACAAGGGCATCTTGACCTCTTACCTGGTGGACCACGTCGGCGCCTTGCAGACGGGTTACCGCCGCACCGGCTCGGGCCGCCGCCAGGACTACACCTTCGCGCCCGCTTCGCGGATGCGCAACACCTTCATCCTGGCGGGCGAGAGTACCCCCGAGGCGCTCATCAGGGACGTCTCCTTTGGCCTCTACGCCAAGACGATGGGCGGCGGCTCGGTCACGCCCGGCACCGGCGACTACAACTTCACGGTCAACGAGGGCTACATGATCAGAAACGGTATGGTCGCCGAGCCGGTGCGAGGCGCGGCCCTGGTCGGCAACGGCGCCGCCGACTTGAAGAACATCGTCGCGGTGGCCGGCGACTTGGAGCGCGCCCAGGGCATGTGCGGCTCGGTCTCGGGCAGCATCCCGACCGACGTGGGCCAGCCGCACATCTTAGTCAGCCAGATCACCGTGGGAGGCCGCGCATGAATGATCGCGGAACCCTCGCCGAGGCGAGGGGCTACCTGCTGGCAAAGGCCGCGGAACGAGGGGCGAAGCTCGAGGTCTTCGCCCAGCGAGGCACCAGCACCTCGGCCAAGGCCTATGGCGGCGAGGTGGACGAGTTCAAACTCGCCGACAAGGTCGGCCTCGGCCTGCGCGCCCTGGTCGGCGGCTCCTGGGGCTACGCCTATACTGAAAA
It encodes the following:
- a CDS encoding Uma2 family endonuclease; translation: MSLAIKREPFSYRDLTNFPEDGKRRELIGGELYVTAAPNTRHQRLVGELHGLIWVHLRDNPVGTVFIAPTEVVFDEHESVQPDVLLVAAEGRARIAEQRVVGPPDWVIEVLSPSTRDYDLETKRKLYARYGVVYWVLDPEAQELLSWDAEGFRVYQPGDEARVSVLPAFRLEVAALFDRSS
- a CDS encoding TldD/PmbA family protein, whose protein sequence is MLDRDMVTEALNTARSGGADWADLFMEDTVTTSLRLLNGEVKDAGSGNEYGAGIRALYGSKVVYAYTNDVSREGLHKVAEAVARARGRAGVTDARGAGGLDLRERLDLRERDVKRLWTVRAHPLETAKRAKLEVAQRAHAAAAGQGLVKTVDVRYADYAQRLLIANTGGDWAEDERVRSRLFVTAIAEDGGERATGSSGPGAGLGLEFFEDDTPERAGREAARIASAMVKAGYAPAKTMPVVIGNAFGGVIFHEACGHILETTAVAKKASVFEGKLGQPIANPVVSAVDDGTIPGAWGSLNIDDEGTSSERTLLIDKGILTSYLVDHVGALQTGYRRTGSGRRQDYTFAPASRMRNTFILAGESTPEALIRDVSFGLYAKTMGGGSVTPGTGDYNFTVNEGYMIRNGMVAEPVRGAALVGNGAADLKNIVAVAGDLERAQGMCGSVSGSIPTDVGQPHILVSQITVGGRA